The genomic window CTTCATTGCAATCAATATTCATATAATCGTCAGTGGACGTTTCGCTCATGCCTATTCTCAATTGACTGATGCAGGCAGATTTGATATTTGATTATAGTTTAGCTACATGGAATATGAAtcatgagaaagaatagtgtGACATAAATTTTCCTTAAACTATACAATTGCAAAATATAGGTGAGCTCCGTatgttgaattatttcaattacaaaatCAACCAGCGAAAATCACGTCTGGACATAaacatattatacacatatagttctattctataaaagtatgtacaaatttttattacactaCGAGTTAGACTGCGAGTTACTGTTGCAGGAATTTGATTACACACTGCACAGTAAAGCCCTGATTCACATAGACATTGAGTTTGACAGGGAAACCATATCTGGGACAAATGGACCAGGAGGAAGGTAGTCATAGGGCAAACAGCATTAGGAACGCTATCATCAAGCAGAAAAGACCCATCGCTTCAGATAGGGCAAATCCGATGACTGCGTAGGAGAATACTTGCTGTTTCAAGGAGGGATTTCGGGCATAACCAATAATCAGGGAACCAAATACAATTCCAATACCAATTCCTGAAATTTCGAAGGTACATCAGTACATAAGTCAATCAGGTCAATAATATTAGTTGGCTACTGTATCGTCATCGATAACATTAAACGTGGCACATTTTAGTATGTTCAAAATACGCCCAAATTAACGACTCTGGTTAAACACTGGGACAAAATAAATACAGAAAATAAACGTAAATGATTTCAATAAGAAAGCTTGACAATGATCAGCTAATGTTTCCAGTACATAAATATTGTACCACCAAGGTTATGTAAGGCATTGCATAATGATTTGTGTCCAGAAATTTTCTCGGTGTAAATGAGAGAGAATCAAGAACATAGGTATGGTAGCAGCATTGGCAAACGACTGACTGAACATGATAGGTGTATGGTCAATTCTCATCACGACTTACCGGATCCAGCAACTCCGACAGTTGCAGCGCCAGCGCCAATAAACTTGGCAGCGGAATCAATGTCACGGCTCACTGCTGAAGTCTGGAAGCTGCGTACAGCAGGCAGCTAGAATGGAAGTAGCATATATGAGAATTCAAACTATAGCAACACTATCGTATTTCACACTCAAAGTgcaataaatgaaaatcacATATCAATGTTTGAGCAAAAAGAAGCCAAAAGTTGGCAAAGACGTGAAATATGATTAAGATTGAATGTGTTATCATACTTATTCAAACACAAGAGagccaaaatttgaaatatgttaTGTAACCTTCGGATCATTATGCAACGAAAGACTTCGATATTTACCAGGCTGACTGGGGTCTGCCTCTGATTTTGTTGCAGGGACTGGCTTTGGTTGACCACAGCACTGCTCAGAGGTCGTAGGTATGACTTGGCTCCAGAAACCAGCTGTATAAAGTCATGTGCAAGTGAAAAGACGAGGATTACATAATGTATGTACGGACGTATCATTCAGACATATAGATATAGGAGGCAACCGGGATGGAACAAACGTATTTTACTTACGGTAGACCTGGCAATTGGGGCAACGAATCTGGTGCAGGCGTACATGTTGACGGTTGTGTGGTCGGTTCACTCAATTACCTAAAAATACGATGGTTGGATTACCAAAGTTTCGATCAGATCGAGTGTCGCCCGGCAGAAAGTTCCGCTGCTTAAAATGTAGAGGTCACTGACtagatatcaaattttctttaacgGGGTTACGTAACGTCACTATTTGGCAGTTTTCTGTGTGAAAATCAATGACACAAATTGGGTATAAAATCTGCCGATTTTTGGGCTGA from Neodiprion lecontei isolate iyNeoLeco1 chromosome 1, iyNeoLeco1.1, whole genome shotgun sequence includes these protein-coding regions:
- the LOC107223773 gene encoding ATP synthase lipid-binding protein, mitochondrial; translation: MYACTRFVAPIARSTLVSGAKSYLRPLSSAVVNQSQSLQQNQRQTPVSLLPAVRSFQTSAVSRDIDSAAKFIGAGAATVGVAGSGAGIGSVFGSLIIGYARNPSLKQQLFSYAILGFALSEAMGLFCLMMAFLLLFAF